A genomic segment from Labilithrix sp. encodes:
- the purE gene encoding 5-(carboxyamino)imidazole ribonucleotide mutase has product MSDTSAPRVGIIMGSLSDWETMQNASATLEALGVACETKVVSAHRTPDLLFDYAAKAESRGLEVIIAGAGGAAHLPGMCAAKTLLPVLGVPVESKVLRGVDSLLSIVQMPAGVPVATFAIGKAGAINAALFAAQILARRDPAVRAALARHRDDQTRSVLDRPDPRGTSS; this is encoded by the coding sequence ATGAGCGACACCTCGGCCCCGCGCGTCGGCATCATCATGGGATCGCTCTCCGACTGGGAGACGATGCAGAACGCGTCCGCGACGCTCGAGGCGCTCGGCGTCGCGTGCGAGACGAAGGTCGTCTCCGCGCATCGCACGCCCGACCTCCTCTTCGACTACGCGGCGAAGGCGGAGTCGCGCGGCCTCGAGGTCATCATCGCGGGCGCGGGCGGCGCGGCGCACCTCCCCGGGATGTGCGCGGCGAAGACGCTGCTCCCCGTCCTCGGCGTGCCGGTGGAGTCGAAGGTGCTGCGCGGCGTCGACTCGCTCCTCTCGATCGTGCAGATGCCGGCCGGCGTTCCGGTCGCCACCTTCGCGATCGGCAAGGCGGGCGCGATCAACGCCGCCCTCTTCGCCGCGCAGATCCTCGCCCGGCGGGACCCCGCCGTCCGCGCCGCGCTCGCCCGCCATCGCGACGACCAGACCCGGAGCGTCCTCGATCGCCCCGACCCGCGCGGAACCTCGTCGTGA
- a CDS encoding 5-(carboxyamino)imidazole ribonucleotide synthase: MTVGVLGGGQLGRMLALAGYNLGQRFVFLDPGAESTAGHVGSLRVGAYDDEERLQEIARKSDVVTYEFENVPVGSARFLNELVPVYPPPAALEVSQDRLDEKQFFERLGIPTPAFAPVSSRAELDAAVARIGLPVVIKTRRFGYDGKGQIVLRTDADVTRAWEALGAAQLIVEGLVPFERELSILSVRGKDGDTRFWPLVENEHRDGVLRLSVPMSDAWTPELQARAEAHAARVLAELRYVGVLAIELFLGRDGALVANELAPRVHNSGHWTIEGSETSQFENHVRAILGLPLGSTRMVGHAAMINAIGRLPPRERILAIEGAHLHAYGKDASPGRKLGHVTIRADSRAERDAKVAALRPIVDPTPPLEG, translated from the coding sequence GTGACGGTCGGCGTCCTCGGCGGCGGGCAGCTCGGGCGCATGCTCGCGCTCGCGGGCTACAACCTGGGGCAGCGCTTCGTCTTCCTCGATCCGGGCGCGGAGTCGACCGCGGGCCACGTCGGCAGCCTGCGCGTCGGCGCGTACGACGACGAGGAGCGCCTCCAGGAGATCGCGCGCAAGAGCGACGTCGTCACGTACGAGTTCGAGAACGTCCCCGTCGGCTCCGCGCGCTTCTTGAACGAGCTCGTGCCGGTCTACCCGCCGCCGGCGGCGCTCGAGGTGAGCCAGGACCGGCTCGACGAGAAGCAGTTCTTCGAGCGGCTCGGCATCCCGACGCCCGCCTTCGCGCCGGTCTCGTCGCGCGCGGAGCTCGACGCCGCGGTCGCGCGCATCGGTCTGCCGGTCGTGATCAAGACGCGCCGCTTCGGCTACGACGGCAAAGGGCAGATCGTGCTGCGCACCGACGCCGACGTGACGCGCGCGTGGGAGGCGCTCGGCGCGGCGCAGCTCATCGTCGAGGGCCTCGTCCCGTTCGAGCGCGAGCTCTCGATCCTCTCCGTCCGCGGCAAGGACGGCGACACGCGCTTCTGGCCCCTCGTCGAGAACGAGCACCGGGACGGCGTGCTGCGCCTCTCGGTCCCGATGAGCGACGCATGGACGCCGGAGCTGCAAGCGCGCGCGGAGGCGCACGCCGCGCGTGTCCTCGCGGAGCTTCGCTACGTCGGCGTCCTCGCGATCGAGCTGTTCCTCGGGCGGGACGGGGCGCTCGTCGCCAACGAGCTGGCGCCGCGCGTGCACAACTCCGGTCACTGGACGATCGAGGGCTCGGAGACGAGCCAGTTCGAGAACCACGTCCGCGCGATCCTCGGGCTGCCGCTCGGCTCGACGCGCATGGTCGGCCACGCCGCGATGATCAACGCGATCGGCCGCCTCCCGCCGCGCGAGCGGATCCTCGCGATCGAGGGCGCGCACCTCCATGCCTACGGCAAGGACGCGTCGCCGGGCCGCAAGCTCGGTCACGTGACGATCCGCGCGGACTCGCGCGCGGAGCGCGACGCGAAGGTCGCCGCCCTCCGACCGATCGTCGACCCGACACCGCCGCTCGAAGGGTGA
- a CDS encoding type II/IV secretion system protein, giving the protein MTSGLEQSAVLVLDEIIRRAIRAKASDVHLEPKRDRLNVRFRVDGEMVEEQAVPLDISLEVVSRIKVLARMDIAERRLPQDGQLTLSPSHETVHLRASTFPSSLGEKVVLRVLSGQSLIAFDKLGLEPAMAATVRQLVDRPQGFIVASGPTGAGKTSTLYSCIRLLDTRRTNVMTLEDPIEVELTQITQGQTNVKAGFTFATGLRAILRQDPDVIMVGEIRDAETAGIALQASLTGHLVLSTVHTSDAVESVVRLVDLGVEPWIVANALTAVLAQRLVRIVCASCREIYELTEDVLDEDAVVLEKGTKIMRAKGCPDCFKTGYRGRTGIFEVVIIDDDMRELVKQKASNREYRELLRKGGVGSLRRVGLQRVREGVTTIDEVLRVTT; this is encoded by the coding sequence ATGACATCGGGCCTCGAACAGAGCGCGGTGCTCGTCCTCGACGAGATCATCCGGCGCGCGATCCGAGCAAAGGCGAGCGACGTCCACCTCGAGCCGAAGCGCGATCGCTTGAACGTCCGCTTCCGCGTCGACGGCGAGATGGTCGAGGAGCAAGCGGTGCCGCTCGACATCTCGCTCGAGGTCGTCTCGCGCATCAAGGTGCTCGCGCGGATGGACATCGCCGAGCGCCGCCTCCCGCAGGACGGACAGCTCACGCTCTCACCGAGCCACGAGACGGTGCACCTCCGCGCCTCCACCTTCCCGAGCTCGCTCGGAGAGAAGGTGGTGCTCCGCGTCCTCTCGGGGCAGTCGCTCATCGCGTTCGACAAGCTCGGCCTCGAGCCCGCGATGGCGGCGACGGTGCGCCAGCTCGTCGATCGTCCGCAGGGCTTCATCGTCGCGAGCGGACCGACCGGCGCGGGCAAGACGTCGACGCTCTACTCGTGCATTCGCCTCCTCGACACGCGCCGCACGAACGTGATGACGCTCGAGGATCCGATCGAGGTCGAGCTCACCCAGATCACGCAGGGGCAGACCAACGTGAAGGCGGGCTTCACGTTCGCGACGGGCCTCCGCGCGATCTTGCGCCAGGACCCGGACGTCATCATGGTCGGCGAGATCCGCGACGCGGAGACCGCCGGCATCGCGCTCCAGGCGTCGCTCACCGGTCACCTCGTGCTCTCCACCGTCCACACGTCGGACGCGGTCGAGAGCGTGGTGCGCCTCGTCGACCTCGGCGTCGAGCCCTGGATCGTCGCGAACGCGCTCACCGCCGTGCTCGCGCAGCGCCTCGTCCGCATCGTGTGCGCGAGCTGCCGCGAGATCTACGAGCTCACGGAGGACGTGCTCGACGAGGACGCGGTCGTCCTCGAGAAGGGCACCAAGATCATGCGCGCGAAGGGCTGCCCCGACTGCTTCAAGACGGGCTACCGCGGGAGGACGGGCATCTTCGAGGTCGTCATCATCGACGACGACATGCGCGAGCTCGTGAAGCAGAAGGCGAGCAACCGCGAGTACCGCGAGCTGCTCCGCAAGGGCGGCGTCGGGAGCCTCCGCCGCGTCGGCCTCCAGCGCGTCCGCGAAGGCGTGACGACGATCGACGAGGTCCTCCGAGTGACGACTTGA
- the tsaA gene encoding tRNA (N6-threonylcarbamoyladenosine(37)-N6)-methyltransferase TrmO yields MAAELLVRPIGFVRSPFAEKVEAPRQGILAEGVEGSIELLPEYADALDDLAAFDRVWILFWFHRAEGWKPKVLPPRSEVKRGLFATRSPHRPNPIGITAARLERVDGLTVHVRDHDLVDGTPVLDLKPYIPYADAFPDAGSGWLGAPPDAKESWAVAFEPAAEEQLAWVQAETGLDLRARAAAALSLGPQPHAYRRIKGNVLAVKEWRLTFRSEPDEVRIVVERVTSGYRPKELPSQPAHRAFVARFG; encoded by the coding sequence ATGGCAGCGGAGCTCCTCGTGCGGCCGATCGGCTTCGTCCGCTCGCCCTTCGCCGAGAAGGTGGAGGCGCCGCGCCAGGGGATCCTCGCCGAGGGCGTGGAGGGATCGATCGAGCTCCTCCCCGAGTACGCCGACGCGCTCGACGACCTCGCCGCGTTCGATCGCGTCTGGATCCTCTTCTGGTTCCACCGCGCGGAGGGCTGGAAGCCGAAGGTGCTCCCGCCGCGGAGCGAGGTGAAGCGCGGTCTCTTCGCGACGCGCTCGCCGCACCGTCCCAACCCGATCGGCATCACCGCGGCGCGGCTCGAGCGCGTCGACGGGCTCACCGTCCACGTCCGCGATCACGATCTCGTCGACGGGACGCCGGTGCTCGACCTGAAGCCGTACATCCCGTACGCCGACGCGTTCCCCGACGCGGGCTCGGGCTGGCTCGGCGCGCCGCCCGACGCGAAGGAGTCGTGGGCGGTCGCCTTCGAGCCCGCGGCCGAGGAGCAGCTCGCGTGGGTGCAGGCCGAGACGGGGCTCGACCTCCGCGCCCGCGCCGCCGCCGCGCTCTCGCTCGGGCCGCAGCCGCACGCGTACCGCCGCATCAAGGGCAACGTCCTCGCGGTGAAGGAGTGGCGCCTCACCTTCCGGAGCGAGCCCGACGAGGTGCGCATCGTGGTCGAGCGCGTCACGAGCGGCTACCGGCCGAAGGAGCTGCCGAGCCAGCCCGCCCATCGCGCCTTCGTCGCGCGCTTTGGGTGA
- a CDS encoding HupE/UreJ family protein: MRRLMLALAAAFVVLALAHPARAHQIGLSTGEYVARGSSLVVKLAFARNELAMLAPSLDRNRDGHVTAAEIGESHPLLTEKILRRLRVTTHGEECTPTLTDAGLTEGDGILLGARWACKTANEPFEVQLLVLDDLARGHRHIARALEGQVAHDAMLAGDERTFTVPPEPPDATPAVSAPKAEEKTGFGSFFVLGVEHILTGYDHLVFVFGLVLVRARLRSLLAIITAFTVAHSITLGVAVLGIWSPSPRVVEPAIALSIAYVGIDNLRKGVSAEKRWRITFPFGLVHGFGFAGALQEIGLPRHAIPSALVAFNLGVENGQLLALAVLLPIVMILRKKPWFEPLGVRVASFAVIALGLVWLVVRVVSPS; the protein is encoded by the coding sequence ATGCGGCGGCTCATGCTCGCGCTCGCGGCGGCGTTCGTGGTGCTCGCGCTCGCGCACCCGGCGAGGGCTCATCAGATCGGGCTCTCGACCGGGGAGTACGTCGCGCGCGGCTCGTCGCTCGTGGTCAAGCTCGCGTTCGCGCGCAACGAGCTCGCGATGCTCGCGCCGAGCCTCGACCGGAACCGCGACGGACACGTCACCGCGGCGGAGATCGGCGAGTCGCATCCGCTGCTCACGGAGAAGATCCTCCGCCGCTTGCGCGTCACGACCCACGGCGAGGAGTGCACGCCGACCTTGACCGACGCGGGGCTCACCGAGGGCGACGGCATCCTCCTCGGCGCGCGCTGGGCGTGCAAGACCGCGAACGAGCCCTTCGAGGTCCAGCTCCTCGTGCTCGACGATCTCGCGCGCGGTCATCGTCACATCGCGCGCGCGCTCGAAGGACAGGTCGCGCACGACGCGATGCTCGCGGGCGACGAGCGCACGTTCACCGTCCCGCCCGAGCCGCCGGACGCGACGCCAGCGGTGTCCGCGCCGAAGGCGGAAGAGAAGACGGGCTTCGGCTCGTTCTTCGTCCTCGGCGTCGAGCACATCCTCACCGGCTACGATCACCTCGTCTTCGTGTTCGGCCTCGTCCTCGTGCGGGCGCGGCTGCGATCGCTCCTCGCGATCATCACCGCGTTCACGGTGGCGCACTCGATCACGCTCGGCGTCGCGGTGCTCGGGATCTGGTCGCCGAGCCCGCGCGTGGTGGAGCCGGCGATCGCGCTCTCGATCGCGTACGTCGGGATCGACAACCTGCGGAAGGGCGTCTCGGCGGAGAAGCGATGGCGGATCACGTTTCCTTTCGGCCTCGTGCACGGCTTCGGCTTCGCGGGCGCGCTGCAGGAGATCGGGCTGCCGCGTCACGCGATCCCCTCCGCGCTCGTAGCGTTTAACCTCGGGGTAGAGAACGGGCAGTTACTCGCGCTCGCCGTCCTCCTTCCGATCGTCATGATCCTTCGGAAAAAGCCGTGGTTCGAGCCGCTCGGCGTGCGGGTCGCGAGCTTCGCCGTCATCGCGCTCGGGCTCGTCTGGCTCGTCGTGCGCGTCGTCTCACCCAGCTGA
- a CDS encoding 1-acyl-sn-glycerol-3-phosphate acyltransferase — MSVRTVLMLLFRRIARIYFREIEVAGDVPARDVGGRLFGANHVNGLVDPILVLTQAPCAISPVAKSTLWKIPGLRWLLDVAGAVPIIRRRDVPGKSESDNEAVFARVATHLVGGGNILIFPEGTSHNEPHLLALKSGAGRMLARAHAEPRPREDAAPRALTFQAVALEFDERDVFRSRSLVLFGPVRHLDELPGADLAKEVTDTLFGDLSELLVEGASWEERVLLVRVAEMFANDADDRSLANMNRVGRQLEAARRVLASSSPDEVRAMEERLRAYGKLLEAEETTDDRVARVAHGRPFVDATPDRALRAAAMILTLPLALAAAVVYWLPYQLPRFVTKKLKGDPDVSSTYKLGVGLVVYPLWAAAGVALAFWRLPAPYAIVATVLLFVSPFTALAWLDRWDRLAARASMLAPTEQQRDRLADLAAERTELMSDLEVLRAHAEATRAAQDA; from the coding sequence ATGAGCGTTCGCACCGTCCTCATGTTGCTGTTCCGCCGCATCGCGCGGATCTACTTCCGCGAGATCGAGGTCGCGGGCGACGTGCCCGCGCGCGACGTCGGAGGTCGCCTCTTCGGCGCGAACCACGTGAACGGTCTCGTCGATCCCATCCTCGTGCTCACCCAGGCGCCGTGCGCGATCTCCCCGGTCGCGAAGAGCACGCTCTGGAAGATCCCGGGCCTCCGCTGGCTGCTCGACGTCGCCGGCGCGGTCCCGATCATCCGGCGGCGCGACGTGCCGGGGAAGAGCGAGAGCGACAACGAGGCGGTCTTCGCGCGCGTCGCGACGCACCTCGTCGGCGGCGGCAACATCCTCATCTTCCCCGAGGGCACGAGCCACAACGAGCCGCACCTCCTCGCGCTCAAGAGCGGCGCCGGCCGCATGCTCGCCCGCGCGCACGCGGAGCCTCGTCCCCGCGAAGACGCGGCGCCCCGCGCGCTCACGTTCCAGGCGGTGGCGCTCGAGTTCGACGAGCGCGACGTGTTCCGCTCGCGATCGCTCGTCCTCTTCGGCCCCGTCCGCCACCTCGACGAGCTCCCGGGCGCGGACCTCGCGAAGGAGGTCACCGACACGCTCTTCGGCGATCTCTCCGAGCTCCTCGTCGAAGGCGCGTCGTGGGAGGAGCGCGTGCTCCTCGTCCGCGTCGCGGAGATGTTCGCGAACGACGCCGACGATCGCTCCCTCGCGAACATGAACCGCGTCGGCCGCCAGCTCGAGGCCGCGCGTCGCGTCCTCGCGAGCTCGTCGCCCGACGAGGTGCGCGCGATGGAGGAGCGGCTCCGCGCGTACGGAAAGCTCCTCGAGGCGGAGGAGACCACCGACGATCGCGTCGCGCGCGTGGCGCACGGCCGCCCCTTCGTCGACGCGACGCCGGACCGCGCTCTACGCGCCGCCGCGATGATCCTGACGCTGCCGCTCGCGCTCGCGGCGGCGGTCGTCTACTGGCTCCCGTACCAGCTCCCGCGCTTCGTCACGAAGAAGCTGAAGGGCGATCCGGACGTCTCGTCGACGTACAAGCTCGGCGTCGGCCTCGTCGTCTACCCGCTCTGGGCCGCCGCCGGCGTCGCCCTCGCCTTCTGGCGCCTACCGGCGCCGTACGCGATCGTCGCGACCGTGCTCCTCTTCGTGTCCCCGTTCACGGCGCTGGCGTGGCTCGATCGCTGGGACCGCCTCGCCGCGCGCGCGAGCATGCTAGCGCCGACGGAGCAGCAACGCGATCGGCTCGCCGACCTCGCCGCGGAGCGCACCGAGCTGATGTCCGATCTCGAGGTGCTCCGCGCGCACGCCGAAGCGACTCGCGCGGCTCAGGACGCGTGA
- a CDS encoding exonuclease domain-containing protein: MDTKQLPPFLLVVDLEATCDRDRATISKYEMETIEIGAVLVETATLSPVAELGTFVRPIRHPKLTPFCTELTTITQADVDDAPLFPEAIAKLRALIEGRATLFCSWGDYDKNQLTQDARLHGIKLPFGDAHLNLKRRFSEVLGLPKKLGMGQALREVGLRLEGTHHRGIDDARNIARLLPWIVGGATRPPQP, encoded by the coding sequence ATGGATACGAAACAACTCCCTCCTTTTCTCCTCGTCGTAGACCTCGAGGCCACGTGCGATCGCGATCGCGCCACCATCTCGAAGTACGAGATGGAGACGATCGAGATCGGCGCGGTCCTCGTCGAGACCGCGACGCTCTCGCCCGTCGCCGAGCTCGGCACCTTCGTGCGTCCGATCCGGCATCCGAAGCTCACGCCGTTCTGCACGGAGCTCACCACCATCACGCAGGCGGACGTCGACGACGCGCCGCTCTTCCCCGAGGCGATCGCGAAGCTTCGCGCGCTCATCGAAGGTCGCGCGACGCTCTTCTGTTCCTGGGGCGACTACGACAAGAACCAGCTCACGCAGGACGCACGGCTCCACGGCATCAAGCTGCCGTTCGGCGACGCGCACCTCAACTTGAAACGTCGCTTCTCGGAGGTGCTCGGCCTGCCGAAGAAGCTCGGCATGGGTCAGGCGCTGCGTGAGGTCGGGCTGAGGCTGGAGGGCACACACCATCGTGGGATCGACGACGCGCGGAACATCGCGCGCCTCCTTCCTTGGATCGTCGGCGGTGCTACGCGCCCACCCCAGCCCTGA
- a CDS encoding S1 family peptidase codes for MLSTTTTRLFAALLVSSVGAAVTGCAVEPDQGGVSEPSVGTVIQPIIRGGGSGTEHDSVVVLTTIENGQRAALCTGTLVAPNLVLTARHCVSNTDATTACAQDGTPISGSMIRGNRVASHLAVFVGTNGVAPDSAVEANAAARGKRIIVDASDTVCNHDIALVMLDRELTSPVAPLRMTAPAATEKVDVVGWGVNESGSLVAARSARRDIPLLGVGPGPYPTNPAWGYGDAEFMTGESACAGDSGAPAFAKGGAVIGVSARAGNGQPSNGNMASTCVGGNAHAVYTHISKFEKLIKAAFDVAKQPLWLEGQVNPWAPLPASDGSSGSSGIMNQGGNEPTPGAQQHSAKADLLGDTSAADDDGEPATGAPAAADDSAAGGCSMSNEPPSDNVAYAAGVVAVVALLFGLRRRFRKDAPPDELPPPRDPYESMM; via the coding sequence GTGCTTTCGACGACCACGACCCGGCTGTTCGCGGCGCTCCTCGTTTCCTCGGTCGGCGCCGCCGTCACCGGCTGCGCGGTCGAGCCCGATCAGGGCGGCGTCTCCGAGCCCAGCGTGGGAACTGTGATCCAGCCCATCATTCGTGGTGGCGGGTCGGGCACGGAGCATGACTCGGTCGTGGTGCTCACGACGATCGAGAACGGCCAGCGTGCGGCGCTTTGCACGGGGACCCTCGTCGCACCGAACCTCGTCCTCACCGCCCGACATTGCGTGTCGAACACCGACGCGACCACCGCATGTGCGCAGGACGGTACGCCGATCAGCGGCTCGATGATCCGAGGCAACCGCGTCGCGAGCCACCTCGCGGTGTTCGTGGGAACGAACGGGGTCGCGCCGGACTCGGCGGTCGAGGCGAACGCGGCGGCCCGCGGCAAGCGCATCATCGTGGATGCGTCGGACACGGTCTGCAACCACGACATCGCGCTCGTCATGCTCGACCGGGAGCTCACGTCGCCGGTCGCGCCGCTGCGCATGACCGCGCCGGCGGCGACGGAGAAGGTCGACGTCGTCGGCTGGGGCGTCAACGAGTCGGGCAGCCTCGTCGCGGCGCGCTCGGCGCGGAGGGACATCCCGCTCCTCGGCGTCGGCCCGGGCCCGTACCCGACCAACCCGGCCTGGGGCTATGGCGACGCGGAGTTCATGACCGGCGAGTCGGCGTGCGCGGGCGACAGCGGCGCCCCGGCGTTCGCGAAGGGCGGCGCCGTCATCGGCGTGAGCGCACGCGCAGGCAACGGCCAGCCGTCGAACGGCAACATGGCGTCGACGTGCGTGGGCGGCAACGCCCATGCAGTCTACACGCATATCTCCAAGTTCGAGAAGCTGATCAAGGCGGCCTTCGACGTCGCGAAGCAGCCGTTGTGGCTCGAGGGCCAGGTCAACCCGTGGGCGCCTCTGCCCGCGTCGGACGGCTCGAGCGGCTCGAGCGGCATCATGAACCAGGGCGGCAACGAGCCGACGCCAGGCGCGCAGCAGCACTCTGCGAAGGCGGACCTCCTCGGCGACACGTCGGCGGCGGACGACGACGGCGAGCCGGCGACGGGCGCACCGGCCGCGGCGGACGACTCCGCCGCCGGCGGCTGCAGCATGTCGAACGAGCCCCCGAGCGACAACGTCGCCTACGCCGCCGGCGTCGTCGCCGTCGTCGCGCTCCTATTCGGCCTCCGCCGCCGCTTCCGCAAAGACGCACCCCCCGACGAGCTCCCCCCGCCACGCGACCCTTACGAATCGATGATGTAG
- a CDS encoding sulfate adenylyltransferase, with the protein MALRWTTTSADALHEWVQAQEEKEILRFVTIGSVDDGKSTLIGRLLHDAHGLYQDQLDAVRRASARGATRVGASASEIDFSLFTDGLLAEREQGITIDVAYRYFTTSRRKFIIADTPGHVQYTRNMATGASTAGAAVILVDARLGVIEQTERHARIAALLGIPHVVACVNKMDLVAFDEGRFAAIVAELDALAAVVGLPSLSAIPVSALAGDNVVAASTRMPWWTGGTLLERLETLPAAAPAATGFRMPVQLVIRPGLSYRGFAGRIASGTIAVGDEVVALPSGKRARVVAIDVGDRSVASAGAGESVALRLGDEIDVSRGDLLAHPDDLPESASLLEADLVWMSERPLERGRVYLVKHTTRTVRAELDAAPSQPQPQPLGLNAIARVQLRARAPLTFDPYTRNRTTGAFIVIDTRTNDTVAAGMLRSAAAAAARDVAAARDVAAARDYATARDVAAARDYATARDVAAARGVVSVEERRARLGQRGLVAEVPASLARAIERRLFDRGRLVAVVPADAAAACADAGLIALVAVDTAAPRADASLVAPHAAPQAGLATHAAARADAAPVTTNADDAGFVAAHAAAAPVDAAPVAADDTNFVAAAPGEAGLVALVETASRDTDVDTVANELFIQSEP; encoded by the coding sequence ATGGCCTTGCGTTGGACGACGACGAGCGCGGACGCGTTGCACGAGTGGGTCCAGGCTCAAGAAGAGAAGGAGATCCTTCGCTTCGTGACGATCGGCTCGGTCGACGACGGGAAGTCGACGCTGATCGGGCGGCTCCTCCACGACGCGCACGGGCTCTACCAGGATCAGCTCGACGCCGTTCGTCGCGCGTCGGCGAGGGGCGCGACGCGGGTGGGCGCGTCGGCGTCGGAGATCGACTTCTCGCTCTTCACCGACGGCCTCCTCGCGGAGCGGGAGCAAGGGATCACGATCGACGTCGCGTACCGCTACTTCACGACGTCGCGGCGGAAGTTCATCATCGCCGACACCCCCGGCCACGTGCAGTATACACGCAACATGGCGACGGGGGCGTCGACCGCCGGCGCGGCCGTCATCCTCGTCGACGCGCGGCTCGGCGTCATCGAGCAGACGGAGCGCCACGCGCGCATCGCCGCGCTGCTGGGGATCCCGCACGTGGTCGCGTGCGTGAACAAGATGGACCTCGTCGCCTTCGACGAAGGGCGCTTCGCCGCGATCGTGGCGGAGCTCGACGCGCTCGCCGCGGTGGTCGGGCTGCCGTCGCTCTCCGCGATCCCGGTGAGCGCGCTCGCGGGCGACAACGTCGTCGCGGCGAGCACGCGCATGCCGTGGTGGACGGGCGGGACGCTGCTCGAGCGGCTCGAGACGCTGCCGGCCGCGGCGCCGGCGGCGACGGGCTTCCGCATGCCGGTGCAGCTGGTCATCCGGCCCGGCCTCTCGTACCGCGGCTTCGCGGGCCGCATCGCGTCGGGCACGATCGCGGTGGGAGACGAGGTGGTCGCCCTCCCTTCGGGGAAGCGCGCGCGCGTCGTCGCGATCGACGTCGGCGACCGCAGCGTCGCGAGCGCGGGGGCGGGCGAGAGCGTCGCGCTGCGCCTCGGCGACGAGATCGACGTGAGCCGCGGCGACCTCCTCGCGCACCCCGACGATCTCCCGGAGAGCGCCAGCCTCCTCGAGGCCGACCTGGTATGGATGAGCGAGCGCCCGCTCGAGCGCGGTCGCGTCTACCTCGTGAAGCACACGACGCGCACCGTACGCGCAGAGCTCGACGCGGCCCCGTCGCAGCCGCAGCCGCAGCCGCTCGGCCTCAACGCGATCGCGCGCGTGCAACTCCGCGCACGCGCCCCGCTCACGTTCGACCCCTACACAAGAAACCGCACGACCGGCGCCTTCATCGTCATCGACACACGCACGAACGACACCGTCGCCGCCGGCATGCTCCGCAGCGCCGCCGCCGCCGCGGCGCGCGACGTCGCTGCGGCGCGCGACGTCGCTGCGGCGCGCGACTACGCAACCGCACGCGACGTCGCTGCGGCGCGCGACTACGCAACCGCACGCGACGTCGCTGCGGCGCGCGGCGTGGTGTCGGTCGAGGAGCGGCGCGCGCGGCTCGGTCAGCGCGGTCTTGTCGCAGAGGTGCCGGCCTCGCTCGCACGCGCGATCGAGCGGCGTCTCTTCGATCGCGGCCGCCTCGTCGCGGTCGTCCCAGCGGACGCCGCAGCGGCGTGCGCCGATGCCGGCCTCATCGCGCTCGTAGCAGTGGACACGGCAGCGCCACGCGCCGATGCATCCCTCGTCGCACCGCACGCGGCACCCCAGGCGGGCCTCGCAACGCACGCCGCGGCACGCGCCGATGCGGCCCCCGTCACGACGAACGCAGACGATGCCGGCTTCGTCGCAGCCCACGCCGCAGCGGCTCCCGTCGACGCGGCACCCGTCGCGGCGGACGATACCAACTTCGTCGCAGCGGCACCGGGCGAGGCGGGCCTCGTCGCGCTTGTCGAGACCGCTTCGCGCGACACCGATGTCGACACCGTCGCGAACGAGCTCTTCATCCAGTCGGAGCCGTAG
- the cysD gene encoding sulfate adenylyltransferase subunit CysD, whose product MVSTRTEPRRLSHLRELEAESIHVFREVVAELERPVLLYSIGKDSSVLVRLAQKAFAPAPLPFPLLHIDTTWKFREMIAFRDRFAREHGVDLRVHTNHSALAEGASPFTWGSNKYTQVMKTHALLDALRAGGWDAAFGGARRDEERSRAKERVLSFRDPYGQWDPKNQRPELWSLYNGKVRKGESLRAFPLSNWTELDVWQYIWLEGLPIVPLYFAAPRPVVERDGALLMVDDDRFPLLPGETPRTEMVRFRTLGCYPLTGAVRSTAATLPEIIREMIEAKVSERQGRLIDQDEEASMETKKREGYF is encoded by the coding sequence ATGGTCTCGACGCGTACGGAACCGCGGCGGCTCTCGCATCTCAGGGAGTTGGAAGCGGAGAGTATCCATGTCTTCCGGGAGGTCGTAGCGGAGCTCGAGCGGCCGGTCCTCCTCTATTCTATTGGAAAGGACTCCTCCGTCCTCGTCCGCCTCGCGCAGAAGGCGTTCGCGCCGGCGCCGCTCCCCTTCCCGCTCCTCCACATCGATACGACGTGGAAATTCCGCGAGATGATCGCGTTCCGCGACCGCTTCGCGCGCGAGCACGGCGTCGACCTGCGCGTCCACACGAACCACTCGGCGCTCGCGGAGGGGGCGAGCCCGTTCACGTGGGGCTCGAACAAGTACACGCAGGTGATGAAGACGCACGCGCTCCTCGACGCGCTGCGCGCGGGCGGCTGGGACGCGGCGTTCGGCGGCGCGCGCCGCGACGAGGAGCGCTCGCGCGCGAAGGAGCGCGTCCTCTCGTTCCGCGATCCGTACGGGCAGTGGGACCCGAAGAACCAGCGGCCGGAGCTGTGGAGCCTCTACAACGGCAAGGTCCGGAAGGGCGAGAGCCTCCGCGCGTTCCCGCTCTCCAACTGGACCGAGCTCGACGTGTGGCAATACATCTGGCTCGAAGGGCTCCCGATCGTGCCGCTCTACTTCGCGGCGCCGCGTCCGGTCGTCGAGCGCGACGGCGCGCTCTTGATGGTCGACGACGATCGCTTTCCGCTCTTGCCCGGCGAGACGCCGCGGACGGAGATGGTCCGCTTCCGCACGCTCGGCTGCTACCCGCTCACGGGCGCGGTCCGCAGCACCGCCGCCACGTTGCCGGAGATCATCCGCGAGATGATCGAGGCCAAGGTCTCGGAGCGCCAGGGCCGCCTCATCGATCAGGACGAGGAGGCGTCGATGGAGACGAAGAAGCGCGAGGGCTACTTCTGA